One stretch of Zingiber officinale cultivar Zhangliang chromosome 6B, Zo_v1.1, whole genome shotgun sequence DNA includes these proteins:
- the LOC121992525 gene encoding WRKY transcription factor 6-like isoform X3, whose amino-acid sequence MDQTRSCAGVLTLDTSAPLVLAVPPPPGHARGVLKRKLPAAAEFSTPSELDFFANEKKATNSPETELNLGKTGSDLSVVDDGRGKTELAAIQMELAGMKDENARLRGIISQVEKDYEALQLHLTTLMQRNYSTAHSPQPRQVITVDPQSNSSSSSGSDLERSSLPSENAGVGWTGYRLQTSDDDDTRRNPDKGLALKAATIRDEREATMRKTRVSVRARSEAPMISDGCQWRKYGQKMAKGNPCPRAYYRCTMAAGCPVRKQVQRCAEDRSILITTYEGIHNHPLPAAAAAMASTTSAAASMLLSGPTTSPASVGGGPSTMLHCSSSLATISASAPFPTITLDLTQPPKNPHRQPGVNLPPVQFPSAAYSAALPQPPPSVFGNRTMFSGLQMSPEEVTAATAAITADPNFAAVLNAAIKSIITGGTKIADDNH is encoded by the exons ATGGACCAAACAAGAAGCTGCGCCGGAGTGCTCACTCTCGACACCTCGGCCCCTCTCGTCCTCGCCGTTCCTCCTCCTCCGGGCCACGCCCGGGGGGTTTTGAAGCGCAAACTGCCGGCGGCGGCAGAGTTCTCGACGCCGAGCGAGCTCGATTTCTTCGCCAACGAGAAAAAGGCCACAAATTCTCCAGAG actgaGTTGAATCTTGGCAAAACGGGGAGTGATCTCTCGGTGGTCGATGATGGCAGAGGAAAAACCGAG CTGGCGGCAATCCAAATGGAGTTGGCGGGAATGAAGGATGAGAACGCGAGATTGAGAGGCATCATAAGCCAAGTGGAAAAAGACTACGAAGCTCTCCAGCTTCATCTCACCACCCTCATGCAGAGAAATTACAGTACTGCTCATTCCCCACAACCTCGGcag GTAATTACTGTCGACCCACAGTCAAACTCCTCGTCGTCGTCGGGGAGTGATCTTGAACGGTCGTCTTTGCCGTCGGAGAATGCTGGAGTAGGGTGGACGGGTTACCGTCTACAAACTAGCGACGACGACGACACGAGAAGAAACCCCGACAAAGGGCTTGCTTTGAAGGCGGCCACCATCAGGGATGAGCGGGAAGCCACGATGAGGAAAACTAGGGTCTCCGTACGAGCTCGGTCGGAAGCGCCCATG ATCTCCGATGGATGCCAATGGAGGAAGTACGGTCAGAAGATGGCGAAGGGCAACCCTTGCCCTCGAGCTTACTACCGGTGCACCATGGCAGCCGGTTGTCCGGTCCGCAAACAA GTGCAAAGGTGCGCTGAGGACCGTTCGATTTTGATAACCACCTACGAAGGCATCCACAACCACCCCCTACCGGCGGCGGCGGCCGCCATGGCGTCGACCACCTCCGCCGCCGCCTCCATGCTCCTCTCCGGCCCGACGACGTCCCCTGCATCCGTCGGCGGCGGCCCCTCGACAATGCTCCACTGCTCGTCGAGTCTGGCCACCATCTCGGCGTCGGCCCCGTTCCCCACCATCACGTTGGACCTCACTCAGCCGCCGAAGAATCCTCACCGGCAGCCGGGGGTGAATTTACCGCCCGTCCAATTCCCTTCGGCGGCCTACTCCGCCGCTCTGCCTCAGCCTCCGCCGTCGGTGTTCGGTAACCGGACGATGTTCTCGGGGCTCCAAATGTCTCCGGAAGAGGTGACGGCCGCCACCGCGGCGATCACGGCGGACCCTAACTTCGCCGCCGTGCTGAACGCCGCCATCAAGTCCATCATCACCGGCGGTACCAAGATCGCCGACGACAATCATTAA
- the LOC121992525 gene encoding WRKY transcription factor 6-like isoform X2: protein MDQTRSCAGVLTLDTSAPLVLAVPPPPGHARGVLKRKLPAAAEFSTPSELDFFANEKKATNSPEVKKEQDLIIQTELNLGKTGSDLSVVDDGRGKTELAAIQMELAGMKDENARLRGIISQVEKDYEALQLHLTTLMQRNYSTAHSPQPRQSNSSSSSGSDLERSSLPSENAGVGWTGYRLQTSDDDDTRRNPDKGLALKAATIRDEREATMRKTRVSVRARSEAPMISDGCQWRKYGQKMAKGNPCPRAYYRCTMAAGCPVRKQVQRCAEDRSILITTYEGIHNHPLPAAAAAMASTTSAAASMLLSGPTTSPASVGGGPSTMLHCSSSLATISASAPFPTITLDLTQPPKNPHRQPGVNLPPVQFPSAAYSAALPQPPPSVFGNRTMFSGLQMSPEEVTAATAAITADPNFAAVLNAAIKSIITGGTKIADDNH, encoded by the exons ATGGACCAAACAAGAAGCTGCGCCGGAGTGCTCACTCTCGACACCTCGGCCCCTCTCGTCCTCGCCGTTCCTCCTCCTCCGGGCCACGCCCGGGGGGTTTTGAAGCGCAAACTGCCGGCGGCGGCAGAGTTCTCGACGCCGAGCGAGCTCGATTTCTTCGCCAACGAGAAAAAGGCCACAAATTCTCCAGAGGTGAAGAAGGAACAAGATCTTATAATTCAG actgaGTTGAATCTTGGCAAAACGGGGAGTGATCTCTCGGTGGTCGATGATGGCAGAGGAAAAACCGAG CTGGCGGCAATCCAAATGGAGTTGGCGGGAATGAAGGATGAGAACGCGAGATTGAGAGGCATCATAAGCCAAGTGGAAAAAGACTACGAAGCTCTCCAGCTTCATCTCACCACCCTCATGCAGAGAAATTACAGTACTGCTCATTCCCCACAACCTCGGcag TCAAACTCCTCGTCGTCGTCGGGGAGTGATCTTGAACGGTCGTCTTTGCCGTCGGAGAATGCTGGAGTAGGGTGGACGGGTTACCGTCTACAAACTAGCGACGACGACGACACGAGAAGAAACCCCGACAAAGGGCTTGCTTTGAAGGCGGCCACCATCAGGGATGAGCGGGAAGCCACGATGAGGAAAACTAGGGTCTCCGTACGAGCTCGGTCGGAAGCGCCCATG ATCTCCGATGGATGCCAATGGAGGAAGTACGGTCAGAAGATGGCGAAGGGCAACCCTTGCCCTCGAGCTTACTACCGGTGCACCATGGCAGCCGGTTGTCCGGTCCGCAAACAA GTGCAAAGGTGCGCTGAGGACCGTTCGATTTTGATAACCACCTACGAAGGCATCCACAACCACCCCCTACCGGCGGCGGCGGCCGCCATGGCGTCGACCACCTCCGCCGCCGCCTCCATGCTCCTCTCCGGCCCGACGACGTCCCCTGCATCCGTCGGCGGCGGCCCCTCGACAATGCTCCACTGCTCGTCGAGTCTGGCCACCATCTCGGCGTCGGCCCCGTTCCCCACCATCACGTTGGACCTCACTCAGCCGCCGAAGAATCCTCACCGGCAGCCGGGGGTGAATTTACCGCCCGTCCAATTCCCTTCGGCGGCCTACTCCGCCGCTCTGCCTCAGCCTCCGCCGTCGGTGTTCGGTAACCGGACGATGTTCTCGGGGCTCCAAATGTCTCCGGAAGAGGTGACGGCCGCCACCGCGGCGATCACGGCGGACCCTAACTTCGCCGCCGTGCTGAACGCCGCCATCAAGTCCATCATCACCGGCGGTACCAAGATCGCCGACGACAATCATTAA
- the LOC121992524 gene encoding protein MEI2-like 2, whose translation MEENWENLDPIHSSYFTSVETLKKAKNVWEIPSSYRGLYGSSDVSLFSSSLPVIRHDKLNVSDALGHDQVIVDASNELKIPSKDVEEGKVAVDDLDVQGSGVFLPNDEETLLSGFMDDLDLSGLPSQIDELEDYDLFGSLGGLELDSDPMENTKVGAAKASISDGFLGNGINQYSIPNGVGTISGEHPYGEHPSRTLFVRNINSNVEDSELRALFEQFGDIRNLYTACKHRGFVMISYYDIRAARTAMRALQNKPLRRRKLDIHFSIPKDNPSDKDMNQGTLVIFNLDSSVSNDELRQIFGAYGEVKEIRETPHKRHHKFIEFYDVRAAENALRSLNKCDIAGKRIKLEPSRPGGARRNMIQQLTNELEQDESRVFRHHGGSPIGNSPPGPWTQFGSPNDKNSLFLSRSPNGGPISPIGSNHLPGLSSAFPSMMSNSVKIAPIGKDQNRSSHADQVISSSSALHGSGYHLSHSFPDHSQGVVIPSPGNSASLSSIPNASDVGTLSGPQFLWGNSTAYTENMQSSWQPRGTGGSMMSNGQGQGQGHGQNFLYSNSHGSFLGSSLGQHLHHVGSAPSVVPFERQYGYVSESPETSFMGQFGYRNNLIKHNGGTSLMGMNPQAMMNQGIISGNIVEPNVRMMPAQRFGPMVFSNASFSGLNSMGIDGLVDRSRSRRVDNQGSLADNKKLYQLDLEKIIMGEDTRTTIMIKNIPNKYTSKMLLAAIDETHKGTYDFLYLPIDFKNKCNVGYAFINMVSPAPIVSFYEAFNGKRWEKFNSEKVASLAYARIQGRPALVAHFQNSSLMNEDKRCRPILFDSEGAEAGDQELFIMHIQDGTIPTQDSGSLPPGSSSNEKLERSALPISIPGSES comes from the exons ATGGAGGAAAATTGGGAGAATTTGGATCCAATCC ATTCCTCATATTTTACTTCAGTGGAGACTCTAAAGAAGGCAAAAAATGTCTGGGAAATTCCATCTAGCTACAGAGGACTTTATGGTTCTAGTGATGTTAGTCTCTTCTCAAGTTCACTGCCAGTTATTCGTCATGACAAAT TAAATGTTTCAGATGCACTTGGCCATGATCAAGTAATTGTTGATGCATCCAACGAGTTAAAAATTCCTAGCAAAGATGTAGAAGAAGGTAAGGTTGCTGTAGATGATCTTGACGTTCAAGGAAGTGGGGTCTTCTTACCTAATGATGAAGAAACACTTTTGTCTGGTTTTATGGATGATCTCGACCTGAGTGGGTTGCCTAGTCAAATAGATGAGTTGGAAGACTATGATCTTTTTGGCAGTTTAGGAGGTTTGGAATTGGATTCTGATCCTATGGAGAATACTAAAGTTGGTGCAGCAAAGGCAAGCATCTCTGATGGTTTTCTAGGTAATGGGATTAATCAGTATAGTATTCCCAATGGCGTTGGGACTATTTCTGGTGAGCACCCATATGGTGAACATCCTTCAAGGACTTTATTTGTGAGGAACATTAACAGTAATGTGGAAGACTCTGAACTTCGAGCACTCTTTGAG CAATTTGGGGATATTCGAAATCTTTATACTGCATGCAAACATAGGGGGTTTGTCATGATATCTTACTATGACATACGAGCTGCTAGAACTGCCATGCGCGCGTTACAAAACAAGCCATTAAGACGTAGAAAGCTTGATATTCATTTCTCTATTCCAAAG GATAATCCATCCGACAAAGATATGAACCAAGGTACACTTGTGATATTTAATTTGGATTCTTCAGTTTCTAATGATGAACTCAGGCAAATATTTGGAGCATACGGAGAAGTtaaagag ATTAGGGAAACTCCTCACAAGAGGCACCACAAATTTATTGAATTCTATGATGTCAGAGCAGCCGAAAATGCCCTCCGGTCATTGAATAAGTGTGATATAGCTGGCAAAAGAATAAAGCTAGAACCTAGCCGCCCTGGTGGAGCTCGTAGGAA CATGATACAGCAATTGACTAATGAATTGGAACAAGATGAATCTAGAGTTTTTCGGCATCATGGAGGCTCCCCAATTGGGAATTCACCTCCAG GTCCATGGACACAATTTGGTAGCCCAAATGATAAGAATTCCTTATTTCTCAGTAGGTCTCCTAATGGGGGACCAATAAGCCCTATTGGGAGTAACCATTTACCTGGATTAAGTTCTGCATTTCCTTCAATGATGtcaaattctgttaagattgcaCCAATTGGCAAGGACCAGAATAGGAGCAGTCATGCCGACCAAGTAATCTCTAGTAGCAGTGCTTTACATGGAAGTGGATATCATCTTTCTCATTCGTTTCCTGATCATAGTCAGGGAGTAGTAATCCCCTCTCCAGGAAACTCTGCTTCTCTCAGTTCAATTCCAAACGCATCTGATGTTGGAACTCTAAGTGGCCCACAGTTCCTATGGGGTAATTCGACTGCATACACGGAGAATATGCAGTCTTCTTGGCAACCTCGTGGTACTGGAGGTTCGATGATGTCGAAtgggcaagggcaagggcaagggcaCGGGCAAAACTTCCTCTATTCAAATTCTCATGGCTCCTTCCTTGGTTCATCGCTTGGCCAACATCTCCATCATGTCGGATCAGCTCCATCTGTTGTTCCTTTCGAAAGACAGTATGGATATGTCTCTGAGTCTCCAGAGACATCCTTCATGGGTCAGTTTGGGTATAGAAACAATTTGATTAAGCATAATGGTGGGACTTCACTTATGGGTATGAATCCTCAAGCCATGATGAATCAAGGTATCATATCTGGAAACATAGTAGAACCAAATGTGAGAATGATGCCTGCTCAGAGATTCGGGCCTATGGTTTTCAGTAATGCTTCATTTTCTGGATTAAATTCCATGGGCATTGATGGTCTAGTTGATAGGAGCCGCAGTCGTCGAGTTGACAATCAAGGGAGCCTGGCAGATAACAAGAAGCTGTATCAGCTTGATTTGGAAAAGATTATCATGGGGGAAGACACTCGAACAACAATAATGATAAAAAACATTCCAAACAA GTACACCTCAAAGATGCTTTTAGCTGCAATTGATGAAACTCATAAAGGCACTTATGACTTTCTATACTTGCCAATTGATTTTAAG AATAAATGCAATGTGGGTTATGCATTTATAAACATGGTGTCCCCTGCACCCATTGTCTCCTTTTATGAG GCATTCAACGGAAAGAGGTGGGAGAAGTTTAATAGCGAGAAAGTTGCTTCTCTGGCTTATGCTAGAATCCAGGGTAGACCAGCCCTTGTTGCTCACTTCCAGAACTCGAGCTTGATGAATGAAGATAAGAGATGCCGGCCCATTCTTTTTGATTCTGAGGGAGCTGAGGCTGGTGATCAG GAACTCTTTATCATGCACATACAAGACGGGACCATTCCAACACAGGACTCTGGAAGTCTACCACCAGGTAGCAGTTCAAACGAGAAGTTAGAGAGAAGCGCTTTACCTATTAGCATTCCTGGTTCAGAAAGCTAG
- the LOC121992525 gene encoding WRKY transcription factor 6-like isoform X1 → MDQTRSCAGVLTLDTSAPLVLAVPPPPGHARGVLKRKLPAAAEFSTPSELDFFANEKKATNSPEVKKEQDLIIQTELNLGKTGSDLSVVDDGRGKTELAAIQMELAGMKDENARLRGIISQVEKDYEALQLHLTTLMQRNYSTAHSPQPRQVITVDPQSNSSSSSGSDLERSSLPSENAGVGWTGYRLQTSDDDDTRRNPDKGLALKAATIRDEREATMRKTRVSVRARSEAPMISDGCQWRKYGQKMAKGNPCPRAYYRCTMAAGCPVRKQVQRCAEDRSILITTYEGIHNHPLPAAAAAMASTTSAAASMLLSGPTTSPASVGGGPSTMLHCSSSLATISASAPFPTITLDLTQPPKNPHRQPGVNLPPVQFPSAAYSAALPQPPPSVFGNRTMFSGLQMSPEEVTAATAAITADPNFAAVLNAAIKSIITGGTKIADDNH, encoded by the exons ATGGACCAAACAAGAAGCTGCGCCGGAGTGCTCACTCTCGACACCTCGGCCCCTCTCGTCCTCGCCGTTCCTCCTCCTCCGGGCCACGCCCGGGGGGTTTTGAAGCGCAAACTGCCGGCGGCGGCAGAGTTCTCGACGCCGAGCGAGCTCGATTTCTTCGCCAACGAGAAAAAGGCCACAAATTCTCCAGAGGTGAAGAAGGAACAAGATCTTATAATTCAG actgaGTTGAATCTTGGCAAAACGGGGAGTGATCTCTCGGTGGTCGATGATGGCAGAGGAAAAACCGAG CTGGCGGCAATCCAAATGGAGTTGGCGGGAATGAAGGATGAGAACGCGAGATTGAGAGGCATCATAAGCCAAGTGGAAAAAGACTACGAAGCTCTCCAGCTTCATCTCACCACCCTCATGCAGAGAAATTACAGTACTGCTCATTCCCCACAACCTCGGcag GTAATTACTGTCGACCCACAGTCAAACTCCTCGTCGTCGTCGGGGAGTGATCTTGAACGGTCGTCTTTGCCGTCGGAGAATGCTGGAGTAGGGTGGACGGGTTACCGTCTACAAACTAGCGACGACGACGACACGAGAAGAAACCCCGACAAAGGGCTTGCTTTGAAGGCGGCCACCATCAGGGATGAGCGGGAAGCCACGATGAGGAAAACTAGGGTCTCCGTACGAGCTCGGTCGGAAGCGCCCATG ATCTCCGATGGATGCCAATGGAGGAAGTACGGTCAGAAGATGGCGAAGGGCAACCCTTGCCCTCGAGCTTACTACCGGTGCACCATGGCAGCCGGTTGTCCGGTCCGCAAACAA GTGCAAAGGTGCGCTGAGGACCGTTCGATTTTGATAACCACCTACGAAGGCATCCACAACCACCCCCTACCGGCGGCGGCGGCCGCCATGGCGTCGACCACCTCCGCCGCCGCCTCCATGCTCCTCTCCGGCCCGACGACGTCCCCTGCATCCGTCGGCGGCGGCCCCTCGACAATGCTCCACTGCTCGTCGAGTCTGGCCACCATCTCGGCGTCGGCCCCGTTCCCCACCATCACGTTGGACCTCACTCAGCCGCCGAAGAATCCTCACCGGCAGCCGGGGGTGAATTTACCGCCCGTCCAATTCCCTTCGGCGGCCTACTCCGCCGCTCTGCCTCAGCCTCCGCCGTCGGTGTTCGGTAACCGGACGATGTTCTCGGGGCTCCAAATGTCTCCGGAAGAGGTGACGGCCGCCACCGCGGCGATCACGGCGGACCCTAACTTCGCCGCCGTGCTGAACGCCGCCATCAAGTCCATCATCACCGGCGGTACCAAGATCGCCGACGACAATCATTAA